The following proteins come from a genomic window of Salminus brasiliensis chromosome 15, fSalBra1.hap2, whole genome shotgun sequence:
- the LOC140535615 gene encoding uncharacterized protein: MGWIQLLLLCSLWSSFICSSVALSVPMPGDLPIHEEDETVETTYKQLCNGIEVELKDCNDRLTAKNTYTLTVEKEVFLLKRQLRQLKIECMGSINAAKMQISALQAQLDSLLKQLGTKTTGPAKEVLVILQKYIDMKKLEVEITVERDDTKITNLEQQLNALKAELNDKSLNLTASKCQAGDSSQMLEISKLQEAIDNLRRGSVDSAQSQRLAELERQLAEKLKKLDGAGGDGGGTSTQVTVIIKDQEDILEIQRRLAVLLKTQTEFSALQDQLKVKKTLLSDLNGKKKKHGTSSTLSERTAVIYLW; encoded by the exons ATGGGCTGGATTCAGCTGCTCCTGCTCTGTTCTCTGTGGTCCTCCTTCATTTGCTCCTCCGTGGCCCTCAGTG TGCCAATGCCTGGAGATCTACCGATACATGAAGAAGATGAGACTGTAGAG ACTACATACAAACAGCTCTGTAATG GTATTGAGGTGGAGCTGAAGGACTGCAACGACAGGCTGACGGCGAAGAATACATACACCCTTACCGTTG AGAAGGAGGTCTTCCTTCTGAAGAGGCAGCTGAGACAGCTGAAGATTGAGTGCATGGGTTCAATTAATGCGGCTAAGATGCAGATCTCAG CTCTCCAGGCTCAGCTGGACAGTCTGCTGAAGCAGCTGGGAACTAAAACCACAGGTCCTGCTAAAGAAG TCCTGGTCATTCTCCAGAAGTACATCGACATGAAGAAGCTGGAGGTGGAAATCACGGTGGAGAGGGACGATACTAAGATCACAA ACCTGGAGCAGCAGCTGAATGCGCTGAAAGCTGAGCTGAATGATAAGAGTCTGAATCTGACGGCGTCGAAGTGCCAGGCCGGCGACAGCAGCCAGA TGTTGGAGATAAGCAAGCTGCAGGAGGCCATAGATAATCTGCGGAGAGGAAGTGTTGACTCTGCACAGTCACAGCGGCTCGCCG AATTAGAGAGACAACTAGCGGAGAAGCTCAAAAAGCTGGATGGAgctggtggtgatggtggtggtactTCTACACAAG TAACAGTGATCATTAAAGACCAAGAGGATATTTTGGAAATCCAGAGGAGACTGGCTGTCCTGCTGAAGACCCAGACGGAGTTCTCTG CTCTTCAGGACCAGCTGAAGGTGAAGAAGACTCTGCTGTCTGATCTCAATGGGAAGAAAAAGAAGCATGGGACTAGCAGCACACTCAGTGAGCGGACCGCCGTCATATATCTCT GGTGA
- the LOC140536219 gene encoding uncharacterized protein — protein MASSHLHPKLDLHLRPPAPETTSSKSTGTDLSMEDIRHLEDLQREIRQLREEVALLEAKLRLKEGGGEAQLTPVTTQRRAGCGGDPNPEGVPRLPPLFKPEPNPRVQKSSSRTAEQRRAQAKPAGRGVPHGLTKTEPVELSHCVYATGLKTTTPDTPTLSLQCYTDSEAQDIGHVDADALQQAPSLSLHCYSDPHPGEALDSELSGGEPGGLQDSGVKTESVLSGSDDGDQGEMKTCSVRLVDCKDMLEVDGNVKEEEELDGYREEDFIAPAEDVAMQEDSRPSTSDDSIYGPGTCLSGPMTSHFITDEHFNGYMDKEEPCSCFWCGKRFLSPSMLRIHLSTHEYAEEGSPAPAASSAKVLQLQLHGKELPVRDKLYPCIHCGKTFTDLSHCKSHEKIHTGEGPYRCNQCGVSFAFLYGLQNHQKEHAEEPGAVPKPYQCSFCQKQFATKATLIIHQRVHTGERPYQCFFCDQAFTRSDRLKEHERIHTGEKPYQCNSCGKQFSQSASFRTHQRIHTGEKPYSCSTCGKQFSDLTGLRTHERQHTGEKPYHCFQCGKSFAQASNLRAHHKRHATEQNPLMFSI, from the exons ATGGCCAGCTCACACCTGCACCCCAAACTGGACCTGCACCTGCGGCCACCAGCACCTGAGACCACCAGCAGCAAGTCCACCGGCACTGACCTGTCCATGGAGGACATCAGACACCTGGAGGACCTGCAGAGGGAGATCAGACAGCTGAGGGAGGAGGTGGCGCTGCTGGAGGCCAAGCTGAGGCTGAAGGAGGGTGGAGGAGAGGCTCAG CTAACCCCGGTCACCACACAGCGACGGGCTGGTTGTGGTGGAGACCCGAACCCGGAGGGCGTTCCCCGCCTGCCTCCACTCTTCAAGCCTGAACCGAACCCCAGAGTCcagaagagcagcagcagaaccGCGGAACAGCGCAGAGCCCAGGCGAAGCCGGCCGGACGAGGCGTTCCTCACGGCCTGACGAAAACAGAGCCGGTGGAACTGTCCCACTGCGTGTACGCTACAGGACTGAAGACCACCACGCCGGACACCCCCACGCTGTCTCTGCAGTGCTACACCGATTCAGAAGCTCAGGACATTGGACACGTGGATGCCGACGCTCTTCAGCAGGCGCCGAGCCTGTCCCTCCACTGCTACAGCGACCCACATCctggagaagctctggattCTGAGCTCAGCGGGGGGGAACCGGGTGGGCTGCAGGACTCGGGGGTTAAAACCGAGTCTGTCCTCTCTGGCTCTGACGACGGAGACCAGGGTGAGATGAAGACGTGTTCGGTGAGGCTGGTGGACTGCAAGGACATGCTGGAGGTGGACGGGAACgtgaaggaagaggaggagctgGATGGTTATCGTGAGGAAGACTTCATAGCGCCGG CTGAAGACGTGGCCATGCAGGAGGACAGCAGACCTTCAACGTCTGACGACAGCATCTACGGTCCAGGAACCTGCCTGAGTGGACCGATGACCTCGCACTTCATCACAGACGAGCACTTCAACGGGTACATGGATAAGGAGGAGCCGTGTTCTTGCTTCTGGTGTGGAAAGCGGTTCCTCTCACCTTCCATGCTCAGAATACACCTGAGTACACACGAGTACGCTGAGGAAGGTTCTCCGGCTCCAGCTGCTTCCTCAGCGAaggttctccagctccagctccacgGTAAAGAGCTCCCTGTCAGAGACAAGCTGTACCCGTGCATTCACTGCGGGAAAACCTTCACCGACTTGTCGCACTGCAAAAGCCACGAGAAAATTCACACCGGAGAAGGACCGTACAGGTGCAACCAGTGTGGGGTCTCCTTCGCCTTCCTGTACGGCCTCCAGAACCACCAGAAAGAACACGCTGAAGAACCCGGAGCCGTCCCGAAGCCTTACCAGTGCTCCTTCTGCCAGAAGCAGTTCGCCACAAAAGCCACCCTCATAATTCATCAGAGAGTGCACACCGGAGAGAGGCCCTACCAGTGCTTCTTCTGCGACCAGGCCTTCACCAGGTCGGACAGGCTGAAAGAGCACGAGAggattcacactggagagaagcccTACCAGTGCAATTCCTGCGGGAAGCAGTTCTCGCAGTCTGCGTCCTTCAGGACTCATCAGAGGATTCACACCGGCGAGAAGCCGTACAGCTGCTCCACCTGTGGAAAACAGTTCTCGGACTTAACGGGGCTCCGAACCCACGAGAGACAGCATACTGGAGAGAAGCCATATCACTGCTTTCAGTGCGGGAAGAGCTTCGCCCAAGCCTCCAACCTCAGAGCCCACCACAAGAGACACGCCACCGAACAGAACCCACTGATGTTCTCAATCTGA
- the LOC140536226 gene encoding uncharacterized protein isoform X1, with product MAMEMQEVCEHIKEEPESEEEPLQRDRGTQKSPNSFSDASRLKDEGPRIHTGAEPFTCQLCGKGFSAVRALKRHLEMHEGKRPYQCSRCDWSFARFPDLKHHEKIHTGEKPFSCSECGKGFLKASRLKVHKMLHTGERPFTCTGCGKQFLQANNLKSHMKIHTGEKPFRCSFCGKNFLRLFEYEIHTMIHLEKKPFTCSECGKSFSQLTRLKTHTLIHTGEKPFSCSQCGKGFPTSKHLKNHALIHTGEKTFACSQCGKSFSNSSGLRRHRLIHAGHKPHQCSQCERSFIQVSDLKDHQRIHTGEKPFVCSQCGKSYTSAKGLAYHMHIHTGHKPHQCSQCGKTFIRLSKLKIHQRTHAREEHAATAE from the exons atGGCGATGGAGATGCAGGAAG TATGCGAACACATTAAAGAGGAGCCTGAATCAGAGGAGGAGCCGCTGCAGAGAGACCGTGGCACCCAGAAATCTCCAAACAGCTTCAGTGACGCGTCCCGGCTGAAAGACGAAGGCCCGAGAATTCATACCGGGGCAGAACCCTTCACCTGCCAGCTGTGCGGGAAGGGTTTCAGCGCGGTGAGGGCTCTTAAGCGACACCTGGAAATGCACGAAGGAAAGAGACCCTATCAGTGCTCTCGGTGCGACTGGAGCTTTGCACGCTTCCCAGACCTCAAACACCATGaaaagattcatactggagaaaAGCCGTTCAGCTGCTCCGAGTGCGGGAAGGGTTTTTTAAAAGCCAGCCGCCTCAAAGTCCACAAGATGCTTCACACCGGAGAGCGGCCGTTCACCTGCACCGGGTGCGggaagcagttcctgcaagCAAACAACCTTAAATCCCACATGAAAATTCATACCGGAGAAAAGCCGTTTCGCTGCTCCTTCTGCGGGAAGAATTTCCTGAGGTTGTTTGAGTATGAAATCCACACGATGATTCACCTGGAGAAAAAGCCCTTCACCTGCTCGGAATGTGGGAAAAGCTTCTCCCAGCTGACTCGCCTTAAAACCCACACGCTGATTCATACCGGAGAAAAGCCGTTCAGCTGCTCCCAGTGCGGCAAGGGATTCCCGACGTCCAAACACCTGAAAAACCATGCGCTGATCCACACCGGAGAGAAGACCTTCGCCTGCAGTCAGTGTGGGAAGAGCTTCAGCAATTCCAGTGGCCTCCGGAGACACAGGCTCATCCATGCTGGACACAAACCCCACCAGTGCTCCCAGTGCGAGAGGAGCTTCATACAGGTCTCAGACTTGAAAGATCACCAGAGGATTCATACTGGAGAAAAGCCGTTTGTCTGTTCTCAGTGTGGGAAGAGTTACACTTCTGCGAAGGGTCTGGCGTATCACATGCACATCCACACCGGACACAAGCCTCACCAGTGCTCCCAGTGTGGGAAGACCTTCATACGGCTCTCCAAGCTGAAGATACACCAGAGGACTCACGCTAGAGAGGAGCACGCAGCTACAGCTGAG